The Bdellovibrionales bacterium nucleotide sequence TGAAAATGCGGACTATGTGTTGCCGATGGCGTCTCTTGCCGGAGATGGAACCGCCTATCGCGAGGAATTGCTTTCCCTCGGTTTGCGCCTTGCCCCCAATGGCAATAAGCTGCTGCACAGCTATATCATTATGGCGAATCCCAAAGCGCGCGGTGTGTGCGTTCAAAAAACGGGCTGGCATAATGGCTGCTATGTCTTACCGCAACGCGTCTATGGACAAAAATCCGGCGAACGAATTGTCTTGCAGCAAACGAGGGCAACCAAGAGTCATGTGTCGCGCGGCACGTTGCAGGAATGGCAACAGAGCATCGGGCGGCTTTGCGTTGGAAATAGCCGACTTGTCTTTGTCGTTTGCGTCGCGTTGACTGGCCCGCTTCTCGAACCCTTGGGCGAAGAAAACTTTGGTTGCCACGGCGAGGGGGATCGTCCATAGGCAAGAGCACCCTATTGATCGTTTCTGCCTCCGTGTGGGGCGCGACGCTTCAAAGCTGGCGCACGACTGATAGCCGCCGTTGGTGAACTTGCCATTGCCTCCGGCCTATTGCCGTGGCTCGAAGGGGAAGCGGAGAACGCCTGCATGCGTCTGTTTACCGACTGGCTGGTGGCGCGTGGTGGCACGCAAGCGCACGAAGGCAAAGACGCTGAGAAAAATCTGAAAGCGTTTATTTCAGAGCATGGCAGTTCCCGTTTTGAGGTGTGGCAAGAAAAGACCGACAACAACAGCATTGTTGACCGGAAAATCATACAACGCGCCGGATTCAAGCGCATGACTGCTTACGAGGAGTGGGAATACTTCATCCTGCCTCCCGTCTTTGAAAAGGAGGTTATTGGCAGTCTGAACAAGAATCTGGTCAAGGGATACCTTGCCCAGCGAGGACTTATGGCCGACAGCCGGAATAAAGCGGAGATTCTTATAATCCGAAGAAAGCCGCATGCAAGCGTCCAACTTATGCCCCAACCCGTCAACGGCGAGCTTGCAGACCTTTTCAGGGTTCACCTTGTTAAGAGGAATAAGCCATGTGTTGAACGCCGTACAGCCTCCACCGAAACTTTGTGGAAGTGAGGAAACCAACGGCGCGGGTGTCATAGGCGAAATGATCATAAATAAAGCACACTCCTGTGTTGCATAAACAACAACCCCATCTAAAAAACCCGTAATTTTAACTTTACGTTAACTACACAATTGTATGGTGCGAATGTTCGGTGGTATGTTGTTCGCACTTCTATCGTATGTCGAATCTTCCGGTAGCATCCAACTGTATGTTTTATATAGGATTCCGCCAAGGATCGAGCCTTAATCCCTATTCCCCTTTCTGGAGGAAATCATGAAGATCAATAAAAAGTACCTTGCTCTTGCCTTTGTGGCCTCTCTTTTGGCCTCAGGTGGAGCTTATGCAGCAACACAGTCTGTTACAGCCAACATGTCTTTTGACTCGCTGCTAACGCTGACTAAAAACAACGATATTAGTTTTGGTACCGTTGGTGCGTTAACGGCTGGCACTTATGTCATCAGCACGGCGGGCGTTGTAACGCCTTCAGGTGGTGGCGTTGTCGTCGGCGGCACACCGGTTTCTGGCCAGATCACCATCACTGGTTCTGCCTCGCAAACCGTATCCATCAGCACGGGAACTTATACCACGAACAATGGTGTAACCCCATCGGCCGCGACCTGCTCCTATAACGCAGGAGCTTCTACGGCTTGCGACACGCCTCTTACTGGATTGGCTGCGCCGACAGGCGTTGGCAAAATCCTGCGGCTTGGCGTAACTGCGGCTGTTGACGGCACACAGGCTGCTAATACAGCTGCTGCTCCAACGTTTGTCGTTACGGTTGTCTACGGTTAAGCTTTTCGACCCACAGGGGTTGATAGTCACTATAAATAAGGGCAGGATTTTTTCCTGCCCTTATTTTTTTAAAGCTGCTAAAATGGACTTATGAAACTCCCTTTTCTTCCTTTTATCTGTTTGTGTTTCCTGTGTTGGACAGCCCCGCAAGCTTTTGCCGCGACCTCCATCACCATTTCAGAAACGCAATCGCTCACTTTTCCGACCGTTGGAATCCCATCAGGGGGAACGGCCAACCTTGCCATAAGTCCGTTGAATTCCTTAACATCAGGTTCTGGACAAATTATCTCCGGCATGGCAAGCCGAGGCGCTTATCCTCTATCCTCCCAAGGGGAAGGTGGTCTTTCCATATCCATCGATATTTCAGGCATAGACACGGGCAATGCCGGTTTGACTTTAGATAACTTCCGTGGTTTCTATAATGGGCAAATGATTAATAGTTTTCCAAGCTCAACACTTCCCCTTCCCTCAACGCAACCAAGCAGTACCCCCCTGTACCTTGGTGCGACCGTGACAGCGAATGCATCCGTTTCTGCCGGAAATTACGCGGGTTCTTTCACAATAACCGTTTTTGTTCAATAACGCGGAGCGCACCATGTCAAAAAGATTTCGTCTATCTCTCGCCTTCCTCCTCATTCTTCTTTTAAGCTCTTCACCCAGCATGGCCAGAAACGCCGAGCTGCTTTTATCGCCTACGCGGATTGTCCTTGATAATGGGGCTAAGTACGCAACAGTAACCATCAGAAATAACGGCGATGGCGTTGGCCGTTATAAAATCGAGCTCGTCGACACAATAATGAATGAAAACGGCGGCATCAAAATACGCGAAGACGGGTCCAAGGGCGATTTTTCCGCTCAAGACATTATAAGCCTGTCACCGCACAGTATGACGCTTAAACCAGATGAGAACCAAGTTGTTCGCATCCTTGTTAAAAACATGAACGAACTACCCGATGGCGAATACAAATCACACCTCCAAGTTCGCATGACAGAGAACGATCTTGATTTAAAAACGGGGCAGCCCGCAGCTGACGGTACAACGATCACCTTAAAACCGAAAATGACCACGGTTATCCCCGTTATTGTTCGCAAAGGTCAAACGGAGTTTAAGGTTATGCTCGATGAGGCCAAACTTATTATGGGAGGAGGTGAAGGAAAACCATCTCCTGAAATCAGTGCAAGTTTTAGTCTTTCAGGCAACCGCTCTGTTCTTGGCGACATCAAAGTCACCCATATTGCAGCCGATGGTAAGGAAACACAGCTCGTCTTTTTCCGAGGCATTGCCATCTATCGTGGCGTAACCAAACGCACTCAGACGGTTGCTCTTACGGTTCCATCTGGTGTCAACATTCACAGTGGCAAACTGGATGTCGCGTTTATGTCTCAAGAAAATGAAGGAAGTCAGGTTTTAACATCAAAAACCATTGTCCCTTGACCCTTTCTGCGATGCATTTCAAAAGACACAACATCATAAAAATAACATAAAACACGATCGTGTTCGTAGCCGAATCACTTGGGAATAAGTACGATT carries:
- a CDS encoding DUF927 domain-containing protein, with product MLYESIVNTVTAALLLPFESLRRRFPSFTDENADYVLPMASLAGDGTAYREELLSLGLRLAPNGNKLLHSYIIMANPKARGVCVQKTGWHNGCYVLPQRVYGQKSGERIVLQQTRATKSHVSRGTLQEWQQSIGRLCVGNSRLVFVVCVALTGPLLEPLGEENFGCHGEGDRP
- a CDS encoding DUF4402 domain-containing protein, producing MKINKKYLALAFVASLLASGGAYAATQSVTANMSFDSLLTLTKNNDISFGTVGALTAGTYVISTAGVVTPSGGGVVVGGTPVSGQITITGSASQTVSISTGTYTTNNGVTPSAATCSYNAGASTACDTPLTGLAAPTGVGKILRLGVTAAVDGTQAANTAAAPTFVVTVVYG